Proteins found in one Crassostrea angulata isolate pt1a10 chromosome 3, ASM2561291v2, whole genome shotgun sequence genomic segment:
- the LOC128175355 gene encoding uncharacterized protein LOC128175355, producing MASKDEAQDFVGCNLCQQPVSFFCRRCGVNLCDPCAIRHLRVKSKNGHNIVDYTSKDDDDTCHRDYHSHKCFVLLGCIISLIALFLHLQNNCSAMYQLFTDEVTAREEEYQKQIEEVVKKLHQKMDDMQKEHEVVLQKQKKEFEEMIEKVWDMQKAQNDVLQKQKKEFEEIIEKVNEINEKTIKIQKTKIVKEMQTFIPYTCIRKRKIMTEVLQYSIPKLYKRKIDELLENELTENEFSCRRILDIPTVTSVIDTGFPADEKYKSRLFDMAVTDDNKVWMGGASNELKLFDLQGHLHHTVSITNIGMYLCMHNKQVVYSDQSDNTMKMIFGTDNVVTMFTTGDWVPYGVTSTASGDLLVCLRKDDQSKVVRYSSTGTVLQEIQYDSQRQPLYKKAAYITENVNGDIIVTDWKKKAVIAVDRLGIFRYLYSGKDSEFFACSVATDSVGHVIVTGGVGKKISMLDRDGRFLRYIIPEGGIKDPRGVCILGDVEMMVGECLTGIAKRIKYLED from the coding sequence ATGGCATCAAAAGATGAAGCCCAGGACTTCGTGGGATGTAATTTGTGTCAGCAACCTGTCTCATTTTTTTGCAGACGATGCGGAGTCAATCTCTGTGACCCCTGTGCTATCAGACATCTACGCGTGAAATCTAAAAACGGACATAATATTGTAGATTACACCAGCAAGGATGATGACGACACATGCCACCGTGATTACCATTCCCACAAGTGTTTTGTCTTATTAGGCTGTATTATTAGTCTGATAGCTCTTTTTTTACATCTGCAAAACAATTGTTCCGCAATGTACCAACTATTCACAGATGAAGTGACAGCACGGGAAGAAGAGTACCAAAAACAGATTGAAGAGGTTGTAAAGAAACTTCACCAGAAAATGGATGACATGCAAAAAGAACACGAGGTTGTCCTACAGAAACAAAAGAAAGAGTTTGAAGAAATGATTGAGAAAGTGTGGGACATGCAAAAGGCACAGAATGATGTACTACAGAAACAAAAGAAAGAGTTTGAAGAGATTATTGAAAAGGTGAATGAAATAAAcgagaaaacaataaaaatacagaaaacaaaGATCGTCAAAGAAATGCAGACTTTcattccatatacatgtattcggAAACGGAAAATTATGACTGAGGTTTTACAGTATTCAATTCCAAAATTATATAAACGTAAAATAGATGAACTTTTGGAAAATGAATTAACAGAAAATGAGTTCTCGTGTAGAAGAATTTTGGATATACCGACAGTTACTTCTGTTATAGACACTGGGTTCCCTGCTGATGAAAAGTATAAAAGCCGTCTGTTTGACATGGCCGTTACCGACGATAACAAAGTGTGGATGGGAGGAGCAAGCAATGAACTGAAGTTGTTTGATCTCCAGGGACACCTCCACCACACCGTCAGCATTACTAACATAGGCATGTACTTATGTATGCACAACAAACAAGTAGTGTACAGTGATCAATCAGATAACACCATGAAAATGATATTTGGCACCGACAATGTGGTGACGATGTTCACTACCGGGGACTGGGTCCCATACGGCGTCACAAGCACTGCATCCGGTGATCTACTGGTCTGTCTCCGTAAAGACGATCAGTCCAAAGTCGTCCGATACAGCAGTACCGGTACCGTGCTCCAGGAAATCCAGTACGACTCGCAGCGTCAACCTCTGTACAAAAAGGCGGCTTATATCACTGAGAATGTCAACGGGGACATCATTGTAACTGACTGGAAGAAAAAAGCAGTCATTGCTGTCGATAGATTGGGCATATTTCGGTATTTATACTCGGGCAAGGACAGTGAATTTTTCGCCTGTTCAGTCGCCACTGATTCTGTTGGTCACGTCATCGTTACAGGTGGTGTTGGTAAAAAGATTTCCATGCTGGACAGAGACGGACGATTCCTGAGATACATCATTCCCGAGGGAGGAATTAAAGATCCACGCGGCGTGTGTATCCTTGGGGACGTTGAGATGATGGTGGGAGAGTGTCTGACCGGAATCGCCaaaagaataaaatacttaGAAGATTGA